From a region of the Enterobacter cancerogenus genome:
- the yedE gene encoding selenium metabolism membrane protein YedE/FdhT, which translates to MTWQQFKQTYLVKFWSPVPAVIAAGILSTYYFGITGTFWAVTGEFTRWGGQLLQLAGVHAEEWGYFKLIHLDGTPLTRIDGMMIIGMFGGCFAAALWANNVKIRMPKSRIRIMQAVVGGIIAGFGARLAMGCNLAAFFTGIPQFSLHAWFFAVATAIGSYFGAKFTLLPLFRIPVKMVKVGAASPLTQKPAQARRRFRLGMLVFFAMVAWALCTALNQPKLGLAMLFGVGFGLLIERAQICFTSAFRDMWITGRTMMAKAIIAGMAVSAIGIFSYVQLGVEPKIMWAGPNAVIGGLLFGFGIVLAGGCETGWMYRAVEGQVHYWWVGLGNVIGSTILAYFWDDLSPVLATNWDKVNLLATFGPLGGLLVTYALLLIAFLLVVAQEKRFFRRSPVSTETQENIA; encoded by the coding sequence ATGACATGGCAGCAATTCAAGCAGACTTACCTGGTTAAGTTCTGGTCACCCGTTCCGGCAGTTATCGCAGCCGGTATCCTTTCGACTTACTATTTTGGCATTACCGGCACCTTCTGGGCAGTCACCGGCGAGTTTACCCGCTGGGGTGGACAGCTGTTACAGCTGGCCGGGGTACATGCCGAAGAGTGGGGCTACTTCAAACTGATTCATCTGGACGGCACGCCGCTGACCCGCATCGACGGGATGATGATTATCGGTATGTTCGGCGGCTGCTTTGCGGCAGCGCTGTGGGCAAACAACGTTAAGATCCGCATGCCAAAAAGCCGCATTCGTATTATGCAGGCCGTTGTTGGCGGGATCATTGCCGGGTTTGGCGCACGGCTGGCGATGGGCTGTAATCTTGCCGCTTTCTTTACCGGTATTCCTCAGTTTTCTCTGCACGCCTGGTTCTTTGCCGTGGCGACGGCCATTGGCTCGTACTTTGGCGCTAAATTCACCCTGCTCCCGCTGTTTCGCATTCCCGTGAAGATGGTCAAAGTGGGCGCAGCATCGCCGCTGACGCAAAAACCCGCCCAGGCCCGTCGTCGCTTCCGCCTTGGGATGTTGGTCTTTTTCGCGATGGTAGCGTGGGCACTTTGTACCGCGTTAAACCAGCCGAAACTTGGGCTGGCTATGCTTTTCGGCGTCGGCTTTGGGCTGCTGATTGAACGCGCTCAGATCTGCTTTACCAGCGCGTTTCGCGATATGTGGATCACCGGGCGCACGATGATGGCAAAAGCGATTATTGCCGGGATGGCGGTGAGCGCCATTGGTATCTTCAGCTATGTGCAGCTTGGCGTTGAGCCAAAAATCATGTGGGCAGGTCCAAACGCCGTGATTGGCGGCCTGCTGTTTGGCTTTGGTATTGTGCTGGCCGGCGGCTGCGAAACGGGCTGGATGTACCGGGCCGTGGAAGGTCAGGTGCATTACTGGTGGGTCGGTCTGGGTAACGTGATTGGCTCAACGATTCTGGCGTATTTCTGGGATGATCTCTCCCCGGTGCTGGCGACCAACTGGGATAAGGTTAATCTGCTCGCGACGTTTGGCCCGCTCGGCGGCCTGTTAGTGACCTACGCCCTGCTGTTAATCGCATTTTTACTCGTCGTGGCGCAGGAAAAACGCTTCTTCCGCCGCAGCCCTGTCAGCACTGAAACACAGGAGAATATCGCATGA
- a CDS encoding cyclophilin-like fold protein: MKIEIIVEGETATATLFDTPTGRDFASLLPLSLTLEDYDDIERISDLPRRLSTVQAPDGITPEAGDITYYAPWGNLAIFARGRAYARSLIPLGKVDSGLPVLQRHGPLAVQIRVAN, encoded by the coding sequence ATGAAAATTGAGATCATTGTGGAGGGAGAAACCGCCACCGCCACCCTCTTTGATACGCCGACAGGCCGGGACTTTGCGTCTTTGCTTCCCCTCAGCCTGACGCTGGAAGACTATGACGATATTGAGCGTATAAGCGACCTGCCGCGCAGGCTTTCCACGGTGCAGGCACCGGACGGCATAACGCCGGAAGCCGGAGATATCACTTACTACGCGCCCTGGGGCAACCTGGCGATTTTTGCCCGGGGCAGGGCTTACGCCCGTTCACTGATCCCGTTAGGGAAAGTGGATTCCGGACTGCCGGTCCTGCAGCGCCACGGACCTCTTGCGGTGCAGATCAGGGTCGCCAACTGA
- the ompW gene encoding outer membrane protein OmpW, whose translation MKKLAVAALILSSLSGGAYAHEAGEFFIRAGSATARPTEGSDNVLGLGGFNVSNNTQLGLTFTYMATDNIGVELLAATPFRHRVGTGPTGDIATVHHLPPTLMAQWYFGDSSSKVRPYIGAGVNYTTFFDEKFNDTGKAAGLSDLSLKDSWGVAGQVGLDYLINRDWLINASVWYMDIDTDVRFKAGGEQQSISTRLDPWVFMFSAGYRF comes from the coding sequence AATTAGCGGTGGCAGCCCTTATCTTAAGCAGTCTCTCTGGCGGCGCGTACGCGCACGAAGCAGGCGAATTCTTTATACGAGCCGGTTCAGCAACGGCCCGTCCAACCGAAGGATCGGATAACGTTCTGGGTCTGGGGGGCTTTAACGTTAGCAACAATACCCAGCTGGGCTTAACGTTCACCTATATGGCAACGGATAACATTGGCGTTGAATTACTGGCAGCCACGCCTTTCCGCCATCGCGTGGGGACGGGGCCAACCGGGGATATCGCTACGGTGCACCATTTGCCGCCTACGCTGATGGCGCAGTGGTATTTTGGTGACTCAAGCAGCAAGGTGCGCCCGTATATCGGGGCAGGCGTGAATTACACCACTTTCTTTGATGAGAAATTTAACGATACCGGGAAAGCGGCAGGGCTTTCCGATCTCAGCCTGAAGGATTCCTGGGGCGTGGCGGGGCAGGTGGGTCTCGATTATCTGATTAACCGCGACTGGCTGATTAACGCCTCGGTCTGGTATATGGATATCGATACTGATGTTCGTTTCAAGGCCGGGGGTGAACAGCAGAGCATCAGCACTCGCCTCGATCCATGGGTGTTTATGTTCTCGGCGGGTTATCGCTTCTGA
- a CDS encoding LysR family transcriptional regulator has translation MARRNLNDLLSFVTVAREGSFTRAAAQLGVTQPALSQAISGLEERMQIRLLTRTTRSVSVTAAGERLLQSVGHRIDEIEAELDMLTALRDKPAGTVRITCGPNVLKTTLLPKLTPLLREYPDIHIEFDANHGFRDIVADRFDAGVRLGDTIDKDMIAVPIGPKLRMAAVASPEYFARCAAPQTPRDLMQHCCINERMVQSGKIYAWEFEQENGKFHVRVEGQLTFNTSEHVVDAALAGLGIAFLPEEEFGTHLQEGKLIRVLEEWCRPFPGYYLYYPSRKQPSPAFSLVVDALRINRKI, from the coding sequence ATGGCCAGACGCAATCTCAACGACTTACTCTCTTTCGTCACCGTGGCGCGTGAGGGCAGCTTTACGCGCGCTGCCGCCCAGCTCGGCGTGACCCAGCCCGCACTGAGCCAGGCGATTTCCGGGCTGGAAGAACGGATGCAAATCCGTCTGCTGACAAGGACCACGCGCAGTGTGTCAGTGACGGCTGCCGGGGAGCGCCTGCTGCAGTCTGTGGGACATCGTATTGATGAGATTGAAGCCGAGCTGGACATGCTGACGGCACTGCGTGATAAACCTGCCGGGACCGTCCGTATTACATGTGGACCTAATGTTCTGAAGACCACGCTGCTGCCAAAGCTGACACCACTGTTACGCGAATATCCTGATATTCATATTGAGTTTGATGCCAACCACGGCTTCCGGGATATCGTTGCGGATCGTTTTGATGCCGGCGTGCGGCTCGGGGACACTATCGACAAAGATATGATAGCCGTACCCATTGGCCCGAAACTGCGCATGGCGGCTGTAGCTTCCCCTGAGTATTTCGCCCGGTGCGCCGCCCCTCAGACGCCACGCGATCTGATGCAACACTGCTGTATTAATGAGCGCATGGTTCAATCGGGGAAAATTTACGCCTGGGAGTTTGAGCAGGAAAACGGTAAATTTCACGTTCGGGTTGAAGGGCAACTGACGTTTAACACATCGGAACATGTCGTTGACGCAGCTCTTGCCGGACTGGGCATTGCCTTTTTACCTGAAGAGGAGTTCGGCACACATCTGCAGGAAGGAAAACTGATCCGCGTGCTTGAAGAATGGTGCCGTCCTTTTCCCGGCTACTATCTTTATTATCCCAGCCGTAAACAGCCTTCCCCAGCGTTTTCACTCGTTGTGGATGCGTTGCGTATTAACCGGAAAATTTAA
- the yedF gene encoding sulfurtransferase-like selenium metabolism protein YedF, with product MKDIVPDYRLDMVGEPCPYPAVATLEALPQLKKGEILEVVSDCPQSINNIPLDAKNHGYTVLDIQQDGPTIRYLIQK from the coding sequence ATGAAAGATATCGTGCCTGACTATCGTCTCGATATGGTCGGCGAGCCTTGCCCATATCCGGCCGTCGCCACGCTTGAAGCGCTGCCACAGCTTAAAAAAGGTGAGATACTGGAAGTGGTAAGCGATTGCCCTCAGTCGATCAATAATATCCCTCTGGATGCCAAAAACCACGGGTATACCGTTCTGGATATTCAGCAGGATGGTCCGACTATTCGTTATTTAATTCAGAAATAA